The Spirochaetota bacterium DNA window AAAATTTCATCATCGATAAAAGAAATATCAAGATCATCATGAATATCGTCCTCTACGCCTTTGAGGAAGAGAAGATCATGAAGATCGTTAGCAAATACATCCGGTTGCATCGCAACTTCTACGATAGCATCATATCAGATCTGACGAAGGACGCGAAGGGCCGCGCAAAGACGGACGTTCCGTCGAAGTATCTCTCGCGAATCACCCAGACGATCGTTCTGTTCATCGGCCTTCTCGAATCGATCGATCCCTCGGATCCGACGGAAATGGATTATCTCGAAATAGTCAAGTTTGTCACCTCCCTCCTCAGGGGATAAACAGAACGCGGGGCTTGCCGATGGCGCGCCGCGGGACGGCCGAGCGCCGGGACGGCGCTGTCAGGAATACGGCCATGGTGGACAGGGAAGAACTCTACAGCAGCCTCAATGAAGGGATCCTGGCGGAGCGGCTGGTGTCCTTTGAGCGCAATCTCCGGAAAAATATCGATCTGATCCGCCGCCACGGCGGCCTGCGGAGGATTGTTCCCGCCCTTGACGGGAAAATGGCCGTGGTCATCGCCGCCGGGCCCTCCCTGGATGATAATACCGATCTCCTCAGGCAATACCAGCACCGCCAGGAGCTGGTCTACATCGCCGCCGACATGGCCCTCCGGCCCCTGGCGCAACGGGGGATCGTCCCCCGCTTTGTCGTGTCCTGTGAAACGAGCCCCGTGGATTTTTTCGGCGGCATCGACACCTCGAAGATGCACCTCCTCGCCTTCAGCTGCATGAGCCACGCCAATCTCCTGAGGTGGCGCGGCGGCGTGAGCTTCTATAACTGGATGATGCGGCGTCCCGAATACGAAAGCCTGTGGGAGCGTGCCGGGCAGGACCTCGGCTTCGTGGCGACGGGCGGCCTGGTCACCACTCAGGCCGTGGCCTTCGCCATGGGGTGCGGGATCAGCGGCCTTGTCCTTGCGGGCAATGACCTCGGCTTTACTGAACGGTACCACGCGCGCGAATCGGTGCCGTGCCGTGCCTCGGTGGACGGAGGTGAGCGCCTGGCGCCGCCGGAGTCGCGCGAGATGGCCCGGCGCCGCCGCGCCATGGAATACCGGATAGAGCGGGGGGCGAGGAGCTTCTATACCACGGGGCAGTTCCTCGCGGCGAAGATGTGGCTTGAAGACCTCTTCAAGGGGAATCGGATCCCCGTATATGACTGCAGCGATCCGGGCTGCTCGGAAAAATATGTTGCAAAAATGGATTTGAAGGACGTACTGTATTCCCTGCCGGGAAGGAATAAAAGGAAAAGGAGAAAGTAATGATAACGCTGCATAAGCTCAATGGCACTGAATTCATCCTCAACGACCATCATATAGAAACAATTGAAGCGACGCCTGACAGCGTGGTGACCCTGGTGAACGATAAAAAATACATTGTGAAAGAATCAACGGGGGAAATAATAAGCAAGATCAAGGACTATCAGGCGGAAATACTGAAACGATTGCAGTCCATCCAATGAGGCCTCCGCCGATTTACGTCTTGACATGCAGGGGGAGTGCGTTACCATAGCAGCAGAGGGAGTTGTGTATGGTTTTGATTACAACCGAGGACCACGGCAAGGTCATCATCATGAATATCCAGGGAGAGTTCTATATAGACAGCCTTGAAAGCGCGGAAGAGGCGTGGAACCTGGTGCTGGCGAAAAAACCGAAGGTGGTCGCTCTCAACTGTAAAAGCATTAAGTACATAGATTC harbors:
- a CDS encoding flagellar FlbD family protein, which encodes MITLHKLNGTEFILNDHHIETIEATPDSVVTLVNDKKYIVKESTGEIISKIKDYQAEILKRLQSIQ
- a CDS encoding TetR/AcrR family transcriptional regulator; this translates as MATIPKEEKAKKKRKIIIEALKRLLDKDVYSRITVQEIADEAGFSKGGVLHYFPTKEDIYLELIEEIFTEFVQAHSSILEWELGTDKVAPISALVGAENFIIDKRNIKIIMNIVLYAFEEEKIMKIVSKYIRLHRNFYDSIISDLTKDAKGRAKTDVPSKYLSRITQTIVLFIGLLESIDPSDPTEMDYLEIVKFVTSLLRG
- a CDS encoding DUF115 domain-containing protein — translated: MARRGTAERRDGAVRNTAMVDREELYSSLNEGILAERLVSFERNLRKNIDLIRRHGGLRRIVPALDGKMAVVIAAGPSLDDNTDLLRQYQHRQELVYIAADMALRPLAQRGIVPRFVVSCETSPVDFFGGIDTSKMHLLAFSCMSHANLLRWRGGVSFYNWMMRRPEYESLWERAGQDLGFVATGGLVTTQAVAFAMGCGISGLVLAGNDLGFTERYHARESVPCRASVDGGERLAPPESREMARRRRAMEYRIERGARSFYTTGQFLAAKMWLEDLFKGNRIPVYDCSDPGCSEKYVAKMDLKDVLYSLPGRNKRKRRK